Part of the Streptomyces antimycoticus genome, GCCCGTCCGCAGCGGCCCGCACCCTCCGTACCGGCAAGTCCGGCCTCATCGGCCTGACCGTGACCACGTACGGGGATGAACCTTTCACCTTCACCGAGTTCGCCTACTTCGCCGAGATGGCGCGAGCCGCCACCTCCGCCGCGCTGGCCCGCGGCTACGCCCTCGTCATCCTCCCCGCCACCTCCCGCCACGACGTGTGGTCCAACGTCGCCCTCGACGGCACCGTGGTGATCGACCCCTCCGACCACGATCCGGTCGTCACCGAGCTCTTACGCCAGGGCATCCCCGTCGTCAGCGACGGCCGCCCGGCCGGGGCCCTCCCCGTCACCGCCTGGGTCGACAACGACCACGAGGCGGCGGTGCTCGGACTGCTCGACCATCTCGCCGAGGCCGGCGCCCGCCGGATCGGACTGCTCACCGGGACGTCCACCGACACCTACACCCGACTGTCCACCACGGCGTATCTGCGGTGGTGCGAGCGCGTGGGACAGGATCCGGTCTATGAGGCGTACCCGGCCCACGACCCTTGTGCCGGTGCCGTCGCCGCCGACCGGCTGCTCGCCCGCCCCGACCGCCCCGACGCGGTCTACGGCCTCTTCGACCCCAACGGCACCGATCTGCTCGCCGCCGCCCGCCGCTACGGCTTGCGCGTCCCGGATGATCTGCTGCTGGTGTGCTGCAGCGAATCGACCGTCTACCGCACCACCGAGCCGCCCATCACGACCCTCTCACTCAAACCCCGCCGGATCGGCACGGCGGTCGTACAGTTGCTCATCGACGCCATCGAGGGCCTTGATACCGACCACCCCGTCGAGCAGGTCATACCCACCGAATTGATCGTGCGGACGTCGTCACAGCGCCGTCCGCCGCGTACGACGGTCAGCGCCCCGCGCAGCCGTGCCGGAGGCTGACCTGAGGGCGACTCAAGGATGACCCGAGGAGGACCTGAGACCAATGGGCTTCCCCTACCGGGCCAATCCGGGATAAAAGTCCGACCAAGCAGGAGCGAGCACCGATTGACGGCACCCTGGTGCGTCACAAGCCCTCACGGTCATTCCTATGATGGGCGGACGACACCGCGGACCGCCGTCGACCAGGCAAGGTCCACAAGGTGGGACGGCGGCGTGATGGTGGAGGGGTCGATGACTCAGGGGGCCGGTCTGGAAGCCACGGCAGGGACCACGGCTGCGATCCCACCCGTGCCCGCGTACGGGGTGCCCACCCCGCCCATGTCCACGCATGGGGCGCCCACCTCGCCCATGCCGGCGTACGGGGCGTTCACCCCGCCCGGCATGGTCGCGCCCGGAGCCGTACCGCCCGGGCCCGCGCCCGCGGCGCCGGGCCCCGCCGCGCCCGTGCCGCCGCCCGCGCCCGCTCCCGGGGCTCCCGCGCCGGGGGCACCGGCTCCAGGGGTGCCCGTGCCGGGGACTCCTGAGGCGCCCGCGCCCGCCGCGCCGCCGCCCGCCGAGTACACCCCGACCGAGCGGCTCCCGGTCATGGGCCCCGGGCACAC contains:
- a CDS encoding LacI family DNA-binding transcriptional regulator, producing MTAAGKHQVSRSAGRRLGRAGIRDVAAAAGVSITTVSDALNGKGRLPEATRRHVREVAERLGYRPSAAARTLRTGKSGLIGLTVTTYGDEPFTFTEFAYFAEMARAATSAALARGYALVILPATSRHDVWSNVALDGTVVIDPSDHDPVVTELLRQGIPVVSDGRPAGALPVTAWVDNDHEAAVLGLLDHLAEAGARRIGLLTGTSTDTYTRLSTTAYLRWCERVGQDPVYEAYPAHDPCAGAVAADRLLARPDRPDAVYGLFDPNGTDLLAAARRYGLRVPDDLLLVCCSESTVYRTTEPPITTLSLKPRRIGTAVVQLLIDAIEGLDTDHPVEQVIPTELIVRTSSQRRPPRTTVSAPRSRAGG